One part of the Entelurus aequoreus isolate RoL-2023_Sb linkage group LG05, RoL_Eaeq_v1.1, whole genome shotgun sequence genome encodes these proteins:
- the LOC133651255 gene encoding CBY1-interacting BAR domain-containing protein 1-like, which yields MSRTPDARMRDNQTKRIQERISNVEKHFGKMCQTLAAYGRNSARVRDKADLLVRELGQYSDTETPSLKNALKHFASHLAKIQDYRQAQVERLEVKVIEPLKGYNAVVRRKREDVKTTQSARTRESKQMDQLERTRQKNPSDRQVISQAESDLQRATMDATRTTRQLEETMEEFEKQKMRDLKKILSDFVTVEMSFHAKALELYTLAYHSIHSVEEEEDLKVFRSSLHPPDYLTPANSLEGTASTPFQQQRASGRQASREEEEEDEDESEEEEDEDSEEES from the exons GGACAATCAGACCAAGAGGATCCAGGAGCGCATCAGTAACGTGGAGAAGCATTTTGGCAAGATGTGTCAGACGTTGGCGGCGTACGGACGTAACTCAGCTCGTGTTCGGGACAAGGCGGACCTGCTGGTGCGTGAGCTGGGCCAGTATTCTGACACGGAGACTCCCAGCCTGAAGAACGCTTTGAAGCACTTTGCCAGCCACCTGGCCAAGATTCAGGACTACCGCCAAGCACAg GTGGAGCGACTGGAGGTCAAGGTCATTGAGCCGTTAAAAGGTTACAATGCTGTGGTGCGACGCAAAAGG GAGGACGTGAAGACCACTCAGAGTGCCAGAACACGAGAGTCCAAACAAATGGATCAGCTGGAAAGAACTCGCCAGAAGAACCCCTCGGACCGCCAAGTCATC TCTCAG GCGGAGAGCGACCTGCAGCGGGCCACCATGGACGCCACACGCACCACCCGTCAACTGGAGGAGACCATGGAGGAGTTTGAGAAGCAGAAGATGCGAGACCTTAAG AAGATCCTGAGTGACTTTGTGACGGTGGAGATGTCCTTCCACGCCAAGGCCTTGGAGCTCTACACGCTGGCCTATCACAGCATCCACagtgtggaggaggaggaggacctcaag GTGTTCAGGAGTTCCCTGCACCCCCCCGACTACCTGACGCCAGCCAACTCCCTGGAGGGCACCGCCTCCACACCTTTCCAG CAACAGAGAGCCTCCGGACGCCAAGCGAgcagagaggaagaggaggaggatgaagatgagtctgaggaagaggaggatgaagACTCTGAGGAGGAAAGTTGA